The following are from one region of the Ochotona princeps isolate mOchPri1 chromosome 4, mOchPri1.hap1, whole genome shotgun sequence genome:
- the MRPL17 gene encoding large ribosomal subunit protein bL17m: MRLSLSSAISHGRVFRRLGLGPESRIHLLRNLLTGLVRHERIEASWARVDEMRGYAEKLIDYGKLGDTNERAMRMADFWLTEKDLIPKLFKVLAPRFQGQNGGYTRMLQIPNRSEQDRAKMAVIEYKGNCLPPLPLPRRDSNLTLLNQLLQGLQEDLRRTQATSAGSFHTTPTRGA, translated from the exons ATGCGGCTGTCTCTCTCCTCCGCCATCTCGCACGGCCGCGTCTTCCGCCGCCTGGGCCTCGGACCCGAGTCCCGCATCCACCTGCTGCGGAACTTGCTCACCGGGCTGGTGCGACACGAGCGCATCGAGGCGTCATGGGCGCGCGTGGACGAGATGCGCGGCTACGCCGAGAAG CTCATCGACTATGGGAAACTGGGAGACACCAACGAACGAGCCATGCGCATGGCTGACTTCTGGCTCACG GAGAAGGACTTGATCCCAAAGCTGTTTAAAGTACTGGCACCGCGGTTCCAAGGTCAGAATGGGGGCTACACGAGAATGCTGCAGATCCCAAATCGGAGCGAGCAGGATCGGGCCAAGATGGCTGTGATCGAGTATAAAGGGAACTGCCTGCCCCCGCTGCCTCTGCCTCGCCGAGACAGCAACCTCACACTCCTCAACCAGCTGCTGCAGGGACTGCAGGAGGACCTGAGGCGGACCCAGGCAACCAGCGCTGGCAGCTTCCACACAACACCCACGCGGGGGGCTTAG